One region of Triticum aestivum cultivar Chinese Spring chromosome 6B, IWGSC CS RefSeq v2.1, whole genome shotgun sequence genomic DNA includes:
- the LOC123138541 gene encoding RRP12-like protein — MADVDMEDLPQTPRSVAGDDPDLSLFSGEADLAAAILARLGASPREDDQHLCATTASLAQTVRDSGVPASTVAYFGAAAAALGPLARAGPAAADSHVAGALLAFLSAAIPALPTAVVRSRGREVADDVARVLEFPSTPDSGVRAGVRCLARLISAGDKSSWQAVEPLYAVVLRLVTDDRPKVRNQSHSCLRDILLSFQRKAILVPASDGIARCFERLLLLAGGSNDANTGSAAEGPKGAKEVIHMLDALKGCLPLMASKPSNTILKYFTALLGLRQPIVTKSILENLHAVGDSPTVQLKPDMLLDLMCSLGMSVSTERKSGDELASIARLLNIGTRKVYSQNKHIFVVKLPLVFTSLGDILASEFEEARFCAVETFKGLIDNCIDENMVSQGIDQIKARHQGVRSNPTVIEKICAILEGLLDVRCSDVWDKSFHVISLAFDTLGKSSSDLLPEALKNLADMQNMSDDDFSFRKQLNACLGSAISAMGPKNVLDILHIQSISVENEWILPILERHIVGASLQFFLRDILGIVRAVEKSIPKLLKDDKLFSAKRAEGYVYSLWSLLPSCCNYPCDTSSSFRVLQNVLCDTLQNQPDLRGIICSSIQILIKQNKEALSITNKEDILVDAELSKSERRAKERYTKESAEENLKEIRAFSSKFLEILCSIFMSSSKDAIGFLQPAISEIASISDKDVVGKFFLDAIRKLLDATKAVNAQQLNDGSMQIEDNSNTNNMTRALLLEFAASLMPGLDAKSINVLFSYVKPAIKDNDSMNQKRAYKVLSMLLKDAEFIERNLDVLLELMISSLPCQFPSKRYRLECLHHLIVYILKDPSKLRKREIVSSFLTEILLALKEANKKTRDRAYDVLIAIGHACEDAENDGRKDSLHQFFDMVAGGLAGQTPHAISAAVTGLARLTYEFSDLIGVAYKLLPSTFLLMQRNNRELVKANLGFIKALVARSKADVLHEHLKGVVEGLLSWQSDKKNSLKAKVKSLVDILVKKCGLDAVKAVMPEEHMKLLTNIRKINERKMRKGNSSEDGEAMSMASGATRQSGWNHTQMFSDFGSNDEDSNGPFSKQHTVASRNGSKASTRSNRKRQDKNLQEKFIDHSTGEPLDLLDQKTMRLALKSTGKKRAAPDDDDDDEIEMDPEGRMIIREEREWRKKKPVVLHEEEADDKTSVRSQSVKRRKVASTGWSYTGHEYTSKKAGGDLKKKDKMEPYAYWPLDRKLLNRRSDRKQSARKGMASVMKMAKRFEGKSASGALAARRTQKYKQKKNK, encoded by the exons ATGGCCGACGTCGACATGGAGGATCTCCCCCAGACGCCCCGCtcggtcgccggcgacgaccccgACCTCTCCCTGTTCTCCGGCGAGGCCGACCTCGCCGCGGCCATCCTCGCCCGCCTCGGCGCCTCGCCGCGGGAGGACGACCAGCACCTCTGCGCCACCACTGCCTCCTTGGCGCAGACCGTCAGGGACAGCGGCGTCCCCGCCTCCACCGTCGCCTACTTCGGGGCGGCGGCCGCCGCGCTGGGCCCGCTCGCCCGCGCGGGGCCCGCGGCCGCCGACAGCCACGTCGCGGGCGCGCTCCTCGCGTTCCTCTCCGCGGCGATCCCCGCGCTCCCGACCGCCGTGGTGCGCTCCCGCGGCCGCGAGGTCGCTGACGACGTGGCGCGCGTGCTCGAGTTCCCCTCCACGCCCGACTCCGGCGTGAGGGCGGGCGTGAGGTGCCTCGCGCGCTTGATATCCGCGGGAGACAAGTCCAGCTGGCAGGCGGTGGAGCCGCTCTACGCCGTGGTGCTACGGCTCGTCACCGATGATCGCCCCAAG GTGAGAAATCAATCTCATTCTTGCTTGCGAGATATTCTCCTGAGTTTTCAGAGAAAAGCTATTTTGGTTCCGGCAAGCGACGGAATCGCAAGATGTTTTGAACGACTTCTGCTGCTTGCTGGAGGATCCAATGATGCAAACACTGGTTCAGCAGCAGAAGGACCCAAGGGGGCTAAGGAGGTCATACATATGTTAGATGCTCTTAAGGGCTGCCTTCCTCTCATGGCATCCAAGCCTTCCAATACCATCTTAAAGTATTTTACAGCACTGTTGGGTCTGCGTCAACCAATTGTGACAAAGAGTATATTGGAGAATCTGCATGCTGTTGGTGACAGCCCAACTGTGCAGCTTAAACCTGATATGCTATTGGATCTCATGTGTTCTCTCGGGATGTCAGTCTCCACTGAAAGAAAGTCAGGAGATGAACTCGCTTCAATTGCACGGCTTCTAAATATTGGCACTAGAAAAGTTTATAGTCAGAATAAGCACATATTTGTTGTAAAGCTCCCACTAGTGTTTACTTCACTTGGAG ATATATTAGCAAGTGAATTTGAAGAAGCTAGATTTTGTGCTGTGGAGACTTTCAAAGGATTAATAGATAATTGCATTGATGAAAACATGGTGTCTCAGGGGATCGACCAGATTAAGGCTAGACATCAAGGGGTGAGATCTAACCCCACAGTCATCGAGAAGATATGTGCTATCCTGGAGGGCTTGCTAGATGTACGCTGCAGTGATGTATGGGACAAATCATTTCATGTAATTTCATTGGCATTTGACACGTTAG GAAAATCTTCATCTGATCTATTGCCAGAAGCACTTAAGAACCTGGCAGACATGCAGAACATGTCTGATGATGACTTTTCTTTCCGGAAGCAG CTCAATGCATGTCTTGGTTCAGCAATTTCTGCAATGGGGCCAAAGAATGTTCTTGATATTCTTCATATTCAGTCAATATCTGTTGAGAATGAATGGATTCTCCCTATTTTAGAAAGGCACATTGTTGGTGCTAGTTTACAGTTTTTCTTGAGAGATATTCTGGGCATCGTTAGAGCTGTAGAGAAGAGTATTCCCAAG CTTTTGAAAGACGATAAGCTTTTCTCCGCCAAGAGAGCAGAGGGTTATGTGTATTCACTTTGGTCTTTGTTACCATCTTGCTGTAACTATCCATGTGATACTTCAAGCAGCTTCAGAGTTCTACAAAATGTTTTATGTGACACTCTCCAAAACCAGCCTGACTTGCGTGGCATCATTTGTTCCAGTATTCAG ATTTTAATCAAACAAAACAAGGAAGCTTTGTCAATCACTAACAAAGAGGACATTCTTGTTGATGCTGAATTAAGCAAATCTGAAAGAAGAGCAAAGGAACGCTATACTAAAGAGTCAGCCGAGGAAAATTTGAAAGAAATACGTGCTTTCTCTTCAAAATTCTTGGAGATATTATGTTCTATATTCATGTCATCCTCAAAGGACGCTATTGGATTCTTACAG CCTGCGATAAGTGAGATAGCATCCATATCAGACAAAGATGTTGTGGGCAAGTTCTTCCTTGATGCAATAAGAAAGTTGCTGGATGCCACAAAAGCTGTTAATGCACAGCAATTGAATGACGGTTCAATGCAGATTGAAGATAATTCCAATACAAATAACATGACAAG GGCCCTCCTTTTAGAATTTGCAGCTTCATTAATGCCTGGATTGGATGCAAAGTCTATCAATGTGCTATTCAGTTATGTAAAACCTGCAATTAAG GACAACGACTCAATGAATCAAAAGAGAGCATACAAGGTCCTCTCAATGTTACTTAag GATGCTGAATTTATTGAGAGGAATTTAGATGTCCTGTTGGAATTGATGATTTCGTCGTTGCCATGCCAATTTCCATCGAAGCGGTACAGGCTTGAATGCTTGCATCACCTTATTGTTTACATATTGAAG GATCCATCGAAGCTTAGGAAGAGGGAAATTGTTAGTTCATTTCTCACTGAAATACTTCTTGCCTTGAAGGAG GCTAACAAGAAAACCAGAGATAGAGCTTATGATGTGCTTATTGCAATTGGCCACGCTTGTGAAGATGCTGAAAATGATGGGAGGAAGGACAGCTTGCACCAGTTCTTTGACATG GTAGCTGGTGGTCTAGCTGGTCAAACTCCACATGCGATTAGTGCTGCTGTGACTGGGTTAGCTCGCTTGACCTATGAGTTCTCAGATCTTATTGGAGTAGCTTACAAGCTCCTCCCCTCGACTTTTCTCCTTATGCAGAGGAACAACCGAGAACTTGTCAAA GCCAACTTAGGCTTTATCAAAGCATTGGTGGCTAGATCTAAAGCTGATGTGCTTCATGAGCACTTGAAGGGAGTCGTTGAGGGTTTGTTGAGCTGGCAAAGTGATAAGAAGAATTCTTTGAAAGCGAAG GTCAAGTCACTTGTTGACATTCTCGTGAAAAAATGTGGTTTAGATGCAGTAAAAGCTGTAATGCCCGAAGAACATATGAAATTGCTCACCAATATCAGGAAG ATTAATGAGCGTAAAATGAGGAAGGGCAATTCGTCTGAAGATGGGGAGGCTATGTCCATGGCCTCAGGAGCTACAAG GCAAAGTGGATGGAATCACACACAGATGTTTTCTGATTTTGGAAGCAACGATGAAGACTCGAATGGTCCCTTTTCCAAGCAGCATACTGTAGCTTCTCGTAATGGATCAAAAGCTTCAACACG GTCGAACCGAAAGCGTCAAGATAAGAACTTGCAGGAAAAGTTCATTGATCACTCGACTGGTGAACCCCTAGATTTACTTGACCAGAAGACAATGCGGTTGGCTCTCAAATCGACAGGAAAAAAGAGGGCTGCacctgatgacgacgacgacgacgagattGAGATGGACCCTGAAGGCCGTATGATCATTCGCGAAGAACGGGAATGGCGTAAAAAGAAACCCGTCGTCTTGCATGAGGAGGAGGCTGATGACAAGACCTCTGTCAGAAGCCAGTCGGTGAAGAGGAGGAAGGTGGCCAGCACTGGCTGGTCCTACACCGGCCATGAGTACACCAGCAAGAAGGCCGGTGGTGATCTCAAGAAGAAAGACAAGATGGAGCCGTATGCTTACTGGCCTTTGGATCGTAAGCTGCTCAACCGCAGGTCGGATCGCAAGCAGTCCGCCCGGAAGGGCATGGCCAGTGTCATGAAGATGGCGAAAAGGTTTGAGGGGAAGAGCGCTTCGGGTGCCCTCGCAGCCAGGAGGACACAAAAatacaagcagaagaagaacaagtGA
- the LOC123139521 gene encoding uncharacterized protein, whose amino-acid sequence MHELERSRWPWRHPGHVGALQSTPHRRRQNSLHRHDGQRRRTCPHRAEPPQPMCLSIAQPDADKEDSLYVLDAYPGKGDDGCFEVLERTPRRFRCRMMPQWHWRLVPPPPFVSHRSAFITSFTTMVDGDGCSTIYISCAGAGGVDVGTYSYETPRQEYREPRGWRHVGEWMLPFRGRAHYAPEFNLWFGFSASSPNDHLCATDLSAMDGGRQPSEPTVWEDLNPPAQGEPWLPKQLELLQLGGRKFLIAKTFTEGERGGYFSVLTGVEMMACAAGDHRQQTLEMVKHKCARFVFTDEHIERVL is encoded by the coding sequence ATGCATGAACTTGAGCGCAGCAGGTGGCCATGGCGGCACCCTGGACATGTTGGCGCTCTACAGTCCACGCCCCACCGGCGACGGCAGAATAGTCTACACCGACATGATGGGCaacgccgacggacatgtccacaCCGCGCTGAGCCGCCTCAACCCATGTGCCTGTCCATCGCGCAACCTGACGCGGACAAAGAAGACAGCCTGTATGTCCTGGATGCGTACCCCGGGAAGGGCGATGATGGGTGCTTCGAGGTCCTTGAGCGCACGCCCAGAAGATTTAGGTGCAGGATGATGCCGCAATGGCACTGGCGACTTGTTCCGCCGCCTCCCTTTGTCAGCCACCGGTCAGCCTTTATCACCTCCTTTACCACCATGGTCGACGGCGACGGCTGCTCGACCATCTACATATCATGCGCCGGcgctggcggcgtcgatgtcggcACCTACAGCTACGAGACGCCGCGGCAGGAGTACAGGGAGCCTCGAGGATGGCGCCACGTCGGGGAATGGATGCTGCCCTTTCGCGGCAGAGCTCACTACGCCCCTGAGTTCAACCTGTGGTTTGGCTTCTCGGCCTCGAGCCCCAACGATCACCTGTGCGCCACGGACCTCTCTGCCATGGACGGTGGACGGCAGCCCTCCGAGCCCACGGTATGGGAAGATCTGAACCCGCCTGCACAGGGAGAGCCGTGGCTTCCAAAGCAGCTCGAGCTTCTCCAACTGGGCGGCCGCAAGTTTCTCATCGCAAAGACCTTTACGGAAGGAGAAAGAGGTGGGTATTTTTCTGTGCTCACCGGCGTAGAGATGATGGCGTGCGCCGCCGGTGATCACCGGCAGCAGACCCTTGAGATGGTCAAGCACAAGTGCGCACGTTTTGTCTTCACGGATGAGCACATCGAGCGGGTGCTCTGA